A part of Saliniradius amylolyticus genomic DNA contains:
- a CDS encoding flagellar hook assembly protein FlgD, which translates to MENVTNTGINKDYYWQDDSKVPKADENNGQLTQEDFFSLLTEQLSMQDPTKPVDNDKMVQQMTSFTMADSLSSLNQKFDQFAQSMTSNQALQASSLVGQQVLLQSSNMVLKEGQPVTGVIVNESRASNMKLTIENQYGETVRVMDAGSQDAGNIDFGWDGTDQNGNPVPPGNYKLTASATVDGEQTTVPTAIHRHVNSVSMGSNGQGVILNLYGDESVTLGDVMEIG; encoded by the coding sequence ATGGAAAATGTAACCAATACCGGCATCAACAAGGACTATTACTGGCAGGATGACAGTAAGGTCCCCAAGGCCGATGAAAATAATGGGCAGTTAACCCAGGAAGACTTTTTCTCACTGTTGACCGAACAATTGTCCATGCAGGACCCAACCAAGCCGGTGGACAACGATAAGATGGTCCAGCAGATGACCAGCTTTACTATGGCTGACAGCTTAAGTTCACTGAACCAGAAGTTCGATCAGTTTGCCCAGTCCATGACTTCCAATCAGGCTCTTCAGGCATCCAGTCTGGTAGGGCAACAGGTATTGCTGCAAAGCAGTAATATGGTGTTAAAAGAGGGGCAGCCGGTGACCGGTGTAATAGTCAATGAATCCAGAGCCAGCAACATGAAACTGACCATCGAAAACCAATATGGTGAAACGGTCAGGGTCATGGACGCAGGCTCACAAGATGCGGGGAATATCGATTTTGGCTGGGATGGTACCGACCAGAACGGTAATCCCGTGCCACCCGGTAATTACAAGCTTACGGCTTCGGCCACCGTAGATGGTGAACAGACCACCGTACCGACGGCGATTCACCGTCATGTGAACAGTGTCAGCATGGGCTCAAATGGTCAGGGGGTGATTCTAAACCTCTATGGCGATGAGAGCGTGACACTGGGCGATGTGATGGAAATCGGTTAA
- the flgE gene encoding flagellar hook protein FlgE, with translation MSFNIALSGVNASQKDLDTTANNIANVNTTGFKESRAEFVDVYATSLLAGSKTKVGDGVLTSEVAQQFTQGSLKFTDNALDLAITGNGFFATVPEQGSQDFSYTRAGMFKLNSNNFVVDSRGRNLMGFPVNPDGTSASSALSTANPIRIPDSSGAPQATAEVDMKMNLPAGDAALDPADFDPTDPDTYNAATSVTVFDSLGDSHIQTFYFIKDSTAATGNEWVVATAVDDQLVNYTDNTGTALGNAPSAPAAGQNVAGGNTGNDVFVSRLIFSSGGDFQGVEAADGVQPADGKLATEALGVGILTNGSDPTQTLTTDFNFTAGGATPDEPTQFASSFEVTSLEQDGLPVGRLTGVDIDEDGLVRATYSNGTSEPLSRIALVRFANEQGLTQNGNTEWKESINSGEPLAGEATTGTFGSINSQALEQANVNLTTELVDMIQAQRNFQANSRALEVNNTLNQTILNIR, from the coding sequence ATGTCATTTAATATTGCACTTAGTGGTGTAAACGCATCACAAAAAGATCTGGATACCACGGCGAACAACATCGCCAACGTTAATACCACCGGCTTTAAAGAGTCGCGGGCCGAGTTTGTGGATGTGTATGCCACCTCTTTGTTAGCGGGTTCTAAAACCAAAGTGGGCGACGGTGTATTGACCTCGGAAGTGGCACAGCAGTTTACCCAGGGTAGTCTCAAGTTTACCGATAATGCGCTGGATTTGGCCATTACCGGTAATGGCTTCTTCGCCACGGTACCTGAGCAGGGGTCACAGGATTTTTCCTACACTCGGGCGGGAATGTTTAAACTTAACAGTAATAACTTTGTGGTGGATTCGCGTGGACGAAATCTGATGGGCTTTCCGGTGAATCCGGACGGCACCTCAGCTTCCAGCGCCTTAAGTACCGCTAATCCGATTCGAATTCCGGATTCCTCTGGCGCCCCTCAGGCGACTGCTGAGGTGGATATGAAGATGAACCTGCCAGCGGGCGATGCGGCACTGGATCCGGCTGACTTCGATCCCACAGACCCCGACACCTATAACGCGGCGACATCGGTGACGGTCTTTGACTCTCTCGGTGACTCGCATATTCAGACCTTTTATTTTATTAAAGACTCCACTGCAGCTACCGGTAATGAATGGGTTGTTGCAACAGCAGTCGATGATCAACTGGTCAATTACACCGATAATACCGGTACAGCATTAGGTAACGCGCCGTCGGCTCCAGCAGCAGGTCAGAACGTCGCTGGCGGAAATACTGGTAATGATGTCTTTGTGTCTCGGTTGATATTCAGCTCTGGTGGCGACTTTCAGGGGGTAGAAGCCGCTGATGGTGTTCAACCAGCCGATGGCAAGTTAGCTACAGAGGCACTGGGTGTTGGTATTTTGACCAATGGCTCGGATCCCACACAAACATTAACAACGGATTTTAACTTCACAGCGGGTGGCGCTACGCCGGATGAACCCACCCAGTTTGCCTCAAGCTTTGAGGTAACCTCTCTGGAGCAAGATGGTTTGCCTGTGGGACGATTAACCGGGGTGGATATCGACGAAGACGGATTGGTGCGGGCCACTTATTCAAATGGTACCTCTGAGCCTTTGAGCCGTATTGCGTTAGTGCGCTTTGCCAATGAGCAAGGGTTAACACAGAACGGTAATACCGAGTGGAAGGAGAGTATTAACTCTGGCGAGCCTCTGGCAGGCGAAGCCACCACAGGTACCTTTGGTAGTATCAACTCCCAGGCACTGGAGCAGGCTAACGTGAACTTGACCACTGAACTGGTGGATATGATTCAGGCCCAGCGGAATTTCCAGGCAAACTCCCGGGCCCTGGAAGTCAATAACACCCTGAACCAGACCATTCTCAACATCCGTTAA
- a CDS encoding ATP-binding cassette domain-containing protein: protein MTPLLSVSNLSFHPKRHWLSGGSEDFVLAPVNFELHQGETMAIIGENGSGKSLLARLLVGVETPSGGQIALNGETLVHSNRRLRYQRIRMIFQHSKGSLNPALTLGVQLEEALLLNTQLDEQERQRKIQQVLTQVGLLPDHQHFYRHMLSEGQHQRAAIARALILDPEIVIADEPFAALDPSVRSQTVNLLLKLQKDLGIGFIFISHNLGIVRHMSDRVLVLSQGKVVESGKSEVVFSWPKSECTQKLMYAYQSLTQK from the coding sequence ATGACCCCCTTGCTCAGCGTCTCTAATTTAAGCTTTCACCCGAAGCGCCACTGGCTCAGTGGTGGCAGTGAGGACTTCGTGTTAGCGCCGGTGAACTTTGAGCTCCATCAGGGGGAGACCATGGCCATTATCGGTGAAAATGGTTCGGGGAAGTCTTTGCTAGCAAGGCTGCTTGTGGGCGTAGAGACACCAAGTGGAGGGCAAATAGCACTAAATGGCGAGACACTGGTGCATTCAAACCGGCGTTTGCGTTATCAGCGTATTCGCATGATCTTCCAGCACAGTAAGGGCTCCCTCAATCCAGCTCTTACCCTGGGCGTCCAGTTAGAAGAAGCCTTGTTACTTAACACCCAACTGGATGAACAGGAACGCCAACGCAAGATCCAACAGGTGCTCACTCAGGTGGGACTGTTGCCTGATCATCAGCACTTCTATCGTCATATGCTCTCAGAGGGTCAGCATCAGCGAGCCGCAATCGCCCGAGCTTTGATACTGGACCCTGAAATTGTTATCGCCGATGAGCCCTTCGCGGCCCTGGATCCCTCGGTGCGCTCCCAAACCGTGAACCTGCTTTTGAAATTACAAAAAGACCTCGGTATTGGTTTTATCTTTATTTCCCATAATCTGGGGATTGTCAGACACATGAGTGACCGGGTATTGGTACTGTCACAAGGCAAGGTGGTGGAGTCCGGCAAATCGGAAGTGGTATTTAGCTGGCCAAAATCAGAATGTACCCAAAAGCTGATGTACGCGTATCAGTCGCTGACACAAAAATAA
- a CDS encoding oligopeptide/dipeptide ABC transporter ATP-binding protein, producing the protein MPLLDIKNLTLEIDSPVGWVKALDKISLTVDRSEIRALVGESGSGKSLIVKAIVGALPEQWRVTADRMQWKGKDLLSMSAKERRHITRHEISVILQNPVAALDPSAKLHEQIEESIPDNMLDRAWFWQRREQRRILAVQQLHKVGIKHHEEYMDSYPHEVPEDICQKFYIAMALVSKPELLIADNPTMGMEPTSKVQVVKLLNKLNKTRSLSLLFVSHDLQAIFSIAKSLTVLYCGQTVESGPLDKIRKRPLHPYTNALLESAPSFRRELPPKSPLSCLDGTIPTLQHLPIGCRLGPRCPRAQKACVKMPATRRIHDHNYACHFPLHRGHK; encoded by the coding sequence ATGCCGCTACTGGATATTAAAAATCTGACTCTGGAGATCGATAGCCCGGTGGGCTGGGTCAAGGCACTGGATAAGATAAGCCTGACCGTCGATCGCTCCGAAATCCGCGCGCTGGTGGGGGAGTCCGGCTCTGGCAAAAGCCTGATTGTCAAAGCCATTGTTGGCGCCCTGCCCGAACAATGGCGGGTTACTGCCGATCGAATGCAATGGAAAGGCAAAGACTTACTGTCCATGTCGGCCAAGGAGCGACGTCATATCACCCGACATGAGATCTCGGTCATACTGCAAAACCCGGTGGCTGCGCTAGACCCCTCGGCCAAATTGCATGAGCAGATCGAAGAGAGTATTCCGGATAATATGCTCGACCGGGCCTGGTTCTGGCAACGCCGGGAGCAGCGCCGTATCCTGGCGGTCCAGCAATTGCACAAGGTGGGTATTAAACACCATGAGGAGTACATGGATTCTTACCCCCACGAAGTGCCGGAAGATATCTGCCAGAAGTTCTATATCGCCATGGCGCTGGTATCCAAGCCCGAGTTGCTGATCGCGGATAACCCGACGATGGGCATGGAGCCCACATCCAAGGTTCAGGTGGTTAAACTACTGAACAAGCTCAATAAGACACGCTCCTTGAGCCTGCTGTTTGTCAGTCATGACCTTCAGGCCATTTTCTCCATAGCCAAAAGCCTGACCGTGCTCTATTGCGGACAAACGGTGGAAAGCGGGCCGCTGGATAAGATCCGCAAGCGTCCATTACACCCCTATACCAATGCACTGCTGGAGAGTGCTCCGAGCTTTCGGCGCGAATTACCACCAAAATCACCGCTCAGCTGTCTGGATGGCACCATTCCCACGCTGCAACATTTGCCCATCGGCTGTCGCTTGGGCCCCCGTTGCCCCAGAGCCCAAAAAGCCTGTGTTAAGATGCCAGCAACCCGTCGCATTCATGATCATAACTATGCCTGCCACTTTCCATTGCACCGAGGTCACAAATGA
- a CDS encoding ABC transporter permease subunit, with product MPKFSFYLDEEFPSPFQQTWQELNNNHVALAGIWCLGIFVLLAIIGPLLMPYGPYEQNTNTILLPPAWDANGNITHVFGTDSLGRDILTRVLYGCRITLGTSLIMVICAMLIGCTIGAYAGMVRGLRSSLLNHLLDAVMAIPTLLIAIIIVAILGTGLVNSAWAIMLALIPQFIHHTRGLVSSQMHKDYVIAARLDGAGNWRVLRKGILPNMIEMLVVQGTMALSIAILDITALGFLNLGAQAPSPELGSMLSDTLKIAYIAPWSLAIPGAAIFLLVLSVNLIGDGLRTALRKRLEQ from the coding sequence ATGCCCAAGTTTAGTTTTTATCTGGATGAAGAGTTCCCCTCCCCCTTCCAGCAAACCTGGCAGGAGCTGAACAATAACCATGTTGCCCTCGCAGGCATCTGGTGTTTGGGCATCTTTGTTTTACTCGCCATCATAGGCCCACTGCTTATGCCTTATGGACCTTACGAGCAAAACACCAACACCATATTGCTACCTCCGGCCTGGGATGCCAACGGCAATATCACACATGTTTTCGGCACCGACAGTCTGGGTAGGGATATCCTGACGCGAGTGCTCTATGGCTGTCGTATCACACTTGGGACCAGCCTGATTATGGTCATTTGTGCCATGCTGATCGGCTGCACCATCGGCGCTTATGCGGGAATGGTGCGGGGCCTCAGATCCAGTCTGCTCAATCACTTGCTGGATGCCGTAATGGCCATCCCAACCTTGCTGATAGCCATTATCATTGTCGCAATATTGGGTACCGGCCTGGTTAACAGCGCCTGGGCCATTATGCTGGCGTTAATCCCCCAGTTTATTCATCATACTCGCGGCCTGGTCAGCAGTCAGATGCACAAGGATTATGTTATTGCCGCTCGCCTGGACGGCGCAGGTAACTGGCGCGTGCTGAGAAAGGGCATCTTACCCAACATGATTGAAATGCTGGTAGTCCAGGGGACGATGGCGCTCTCCATTGCCATACTGGATATTACCGCACTGGGCTTTTTGAATTTAGGCGCTCAGGCGCCCTCACCCGAATTAGGCTCCATGCTATCCGACACCTTAAAAATCGCTTATATCGCCCCTTGGAGCCTGGCAATTCCCGGCGCCGCAATCTTCTTACTGGTACTATCGGTTAACCTCATTGGTGATGGCCTGCGTACGGCCTTAAGAAAACGGCTGGAGCAATAG
- a CDS encoding ABC transporter permease has protein sequence MLYYLLRRINLLLVTLLILTLASYALVFLFPGDPITNLTGISDTHSAAYQRQSFAYNLTQGWWQGYITYMQDLLSGQWGLSMSTGKSVFADIGAHLPASIELAMYAMLVSVFVSLPLGIIAGLRHGRHTDSMVLGASLVGYSMPVFWLALIMILVFSLQLGLLPISGRISLLYDVPAETGFILLDILTSDLPNQDAAFNDALRHLILPTLSVSIVTSAMIIRLTRRSVVDVMRRDYIKAAYAKGLTQWQVLWRHGLKNALMPIMPQLAMQFTVLLTNAMIVEVIFSWPGIGEWLVQAIYMRDYPAIRGGMLVVSALVIMFTIAIDVFMRAFYPLSKRQIHAQV, from the coding sequence GTGCTCTATTATCTATTACGCCGAATAAACTTGCTGCTGGTCACGTTACTGATCCTGACTCTGGCATCCTACGCTTTGGTATTTCTGTTTCCGGGCGACCCTATTACCAATCTTACCGGCATCAGCGACACCCACAGCGCGGCTTACCAACGCCAAAGCTTTGCCTATAACCTGACTCAAGGCTGGTGGCAAGGCTATATCACCTATATGCAAGACTTGCTAAGTGGTCAGTGGGGGTTGAGTATGAGTACCGGTAAATCGGTGTTTGCCGATATTGGCGCTCACCTCCCAGCCAGTATCGAACTGGCCATGTACGCCATGCTGGTATCAGTCTTTGTCAGCCTGCCTCTGGGCATTATTGCGGGGCTAAGACACGGCAGGCATACCGACTCAATGGTATTAGGAGCCAGTCTGGTGGGTTACTCCATGCCGGTGTTCTGGCTAGCGCTGATTATGATTTTGGTATTCTCTCTGCAGCTGGGGCTGCTGCCTATTTCCGGCCGTATCAGCCTCCTGTACGACGTTCCAGCTGAGACCGGCTTCATTCTGCTGGACATTCTCACCTCTGACTTACCCAATCAAGATGCGGCCTTTAACGACGCACTCCGGCACCTGATCTTACCCACGTTGTCGGTATCCATCGTCACCAGCGCCATGATTATCCGTCTGACCCGCCGCTCAGTCGTTGATGTGATGCGTCGGGATTACATCAAAGCGGCCTACGCAAAAGGCCTCACCCAGTGGCAGGTACTCTGGCGCCACGGCCTTAAAAACGCATTAATGCCAATTATGCCGCAGCTCGCGATGCAGTTTACTGTGCTATTGACCAATGCCATGATCGTGGAGGTTATCTTCTCCTGGCCCGGTATTGGCGAGTGGCTGGTACAAGCTATCTATATGCGCGACTACCCGGCTATTCGAGGCGGCATGCTGGTCGTGTCGGCACTGGTGATCATGTTTACTATTGCTATCGATGTGTTTATGCGAGCCTTCTATCCACTCAGCAAGAGGCAGATCCATGCCCAAGTTTAG
- the sapA gene encoding ABC transporter substrate-binding protein SapA encodes MSDYRLLLLLMPLLTFIAGCEQQSTRQLAQKGLVYCSEGNPATFNPQLDISGITVDATSHQLYNRLIRYNPETGQLEPELATSWLLRDDGVTYEFQLRKDVPFHSTPYFTPTRNFNVDDVIFTFDRWRMLSHNYHNVSGGSYPYFESLELSQVVEEVSRINGYRVKIKLSHPDSSFLASLATDFAIILSAEYAEYLEDEELDKSLIDRRPIGTGPYKFASFQRNSHIRYFRHPDYWAGPAKPEQLLYDITPTSSMRLAKLITGECDVAAYPAQTELKVIQEHPELTLDELPGLNVGFWAFNTKRPPFDNPKVRRALAMAIDKETLLDAVYFDSAVRAKGILPPTSWAYDQTQQEVNYNPVRARQLLEEAGFGEGFSMNIWALPVQRPYNPNARKMAEIMQRYLAEIGVSARIISYEWSNFRERLRAMQHDSVLIGWSADNVDPDNFYRPLLSCPAVDSGSNRANWCHPEFDKVLEQALMSADKQQRTALYRQANQILNDQMPLVPLAHAYRFQAYRKAVRNLPILPFGGIAFGGVSKEER; translated from the coding sequence ATGAGTGATTATCGCCTGCTATTGCTGCTCATGCCGCTACTCACCTTCATCGCTGGGTGCGAGCAACAATCCACCCGGCAATTGGCCCAGAAAGGGCTGGTTTACTGCTCCGAGGGCAATCCTGCTACCTTTAATCCCCAATTGGATATTTCAGGCATCACGGTCGATGCTACCTCCCACCAGCTCTATAACCGCCTGATCCGTTACAACCCTGAAACCGGTCAGCTAGAACCGGAACTGGCGACGAGTTGGTTGTTGAGAGACGACGGGGTGACTTATGAATTTCAGTTACGCAAAGACGTTCCGTTCCACTCCACTCCCTATTTTACCCCGACTCGTAACTTTAATGTCGATGATGTAATTTTCACCTTTGATCGCTGGCGTATGCTCAGCCACAACTATCATAATGTGTCTGGGGGCAGTTACCCCTATTTTGAAAGCCTGGAACTCAGTCAGGTGGTAGAAGAAGTCAGCCGGATCAACGGCTACCGAGTTAAAATAAAGCTCAGTCATCCAGACAGTTCTTTTCTGGCCTCGCTGGCGACGGACTTCGCCATTATCCTTTCGGCCGAATATGCCGAATACCTGGAAGACGAGGAGTTGGATAAGTCCCTTATCGATCGTCGCCCTATTGGTACAGGTCCCTACAAATTTGCCAGCTTCCAGCGTAACAGTCATATCCGCTATTTTCGTCATCCTGACTACTGGGCCGGCCCCGCAAAGCCTGAGCAACTGCTGTATGACATAACCCCTACCAGTTCCATGCGCCTGGCCAAGTTAATCACTGGCGAATGCGATGTCGCGGCTTATCCGGCCCAAACCGAATTAAAGGTAATACAGGAACACCCGGAGCTGACCCTGGATGAGCTTCCGGGCCTTAATGTCGGCTTTTGGGCCTTCAACACCAAGCGCCCCCCGTTCGACAATCCTAAGGTTCGGCGAGCCCTGGCTATGGCCATCGATAAGGAAACTCTGTTAGATGCCGTTTATTTTGACAGTGCGGTACGGGCTAAAGGCATTTTACCCCCCACTTCGTGGGCCTATGATCAGACTCAGCAAGAGGTGAATTACAATCCTGTCAGGGCCAGACAATTGCTGGAGGAAGCAGGCTTTGGTGAAGGGTTTTCCATGAATATTTGGGCCTTACCCGTTCAGCGCCCATACAATCCCAACGCGCGAAAAATGGCGGAAATCATGCAGCGCTATCTGGCCGAGATTGGCGTCAGTGCCCGTATAATCAGTTACGAATGGAGCAACTTCCGCGAGCGTCTCCGGGCCATGCAGCATGATTCTGTACTGATCGGCTGGTCGGCCGATAACGTCGACCCGGATAATTTTTATCGTCCGCTGCTCAGCTGCCCCGCCGTAGACTCAGGCTCTAATCGCGCCAACTGGTGCCATCCGGAATTCGATAAAGTACTGGAACAGGCTTTGATGAGCGCGGACAAACAACAGCGAACGGCTCTGTACCGTCAGGCCAATCAGATTCTTAACGACCAAATGCCATTGGTCCCCCTGGCTCATGCTTATCGGTTTCAGGCCTATCGCAAGGCGGTGCGAAACCTGCCAATTCTGCCCTTTGGCGGGATTGCGTTTGGCGGTGTTAGCAAGGAGGAGCGGTAA
- the pspF gene encoding phage shock protein operon transcriptional activator, with protein MSRFRQQDNIIGQSNAFLEVLERVSQIAPLTKPVLIIGERGTGKELIAARLHYLSERWDQSYHKLNCAALNENLLESELFGHEAGAFTGASKRHQGRFEAAHGGTLFLDELANTSALIQEKLLRVIEYGEFERVGGSRTIKADVRLVAATNEDLPSLAEQGEFRADLLDRLAFDVITLPPLRERRDDILLLAETFAINMARELDMELFSGFSEKAKQTLLDYHWPGNVRELKNVVERAVYRCQNPHLPVSEIQLDPFESPFRPRASRPSSVEEEQIPTSVPPVEKDNAASQPRPEFPVDLKAESQSFEIELIQQALKHSQYNQKKTAQKLGLTYHQLRGYLKKYNLLETGASSAS; from the coding sequence GTGAGCCGCTTTCGTCAGCAAGACAACATTATCGGTCAGTCCAATGCTTTTTTAGAAGTACTCGAGCGGGTCTCACAGATCGCTCCCCTTACAAAACCCGTACTGATCATCGGCGAACGAGGTACCGGTAAGGAGCTGATCGCCGCAAGACTGCATTACCTCTCCGAGCGCTGGGACCAATCCTACCACAAGCTAAACTGCGCTGCCCTGAACGAAAACCTGTTGGAAAGTGAACTTTTCGGCCATGAAGCCGGAGCCTTCACCGGCGCAAGTAAACGACATCAAGGGCGTTTCGAAGCCGCTCATGGGGGCACTCTGTTTTTGGACGAATTAGCCAATACCTCAGCACTCATCCAGGAAAAACTGTTGCGCGTAATTGAATACGGCGAATTCGAACGGGTAGGCGGCTCCCGAACCATCAAGGCTGATGTGCGCTTAGTGGCTGCCACCAACGAAGACTTACCCAGCCTAGCTGAGCAGGGTGAGTTTCGCGCAGACTTACTGGATCGGCTCGCATTTGATGTCATTACTCTTCCTCCCCTGAGAGAGAGGCGGGATGATATTCTGCTATTAGCGGAAACTTTTGCTATCAATATGGCCCGGGAACTGGATATGGAGTTATTCAGCGGTTTTTCCGAAAAGGCCAAGCAAACCCTACTGGACTATCACTGGCCGGGCAATGTGCGTGAGCTGAAAAACGTGGTGGAGCGAGCGGTTTATCGCTGTCAGAACCCACATTTACCGGTCAGTGAGATCCAGCTCGATCCTTTTGAGTCACCATTTCGCCCTCGAGCTTCCAGACCAAGTTCTGTTGAAGAGGAACAGATACCCACCTCTGTTCCACCAGTAGAAAAGGATAATGCTGCATCTCAACCACGCCCTGAATTCCCAGTAGACTTAAAAGCGGAGAGTCAGTCCTTTGAAATCGAACTGATCCAGCAAGCCTTAAAGCACAGTCAGTATAATCAGAAGAAAACCGCTCAGAAACTCGGACTGACCTACCATCAGCTGCGCGGCTATTTAAAAAAATATAACTTGCTGGAAACCGGAGCGTCGAGCGCCTCATGA
- the pspA gene encoding phage shock protein PspA, protein MGIFSRFSDIVNSNINALLDKAEDPEKMVRLIIQEMEDTLVEVRSTSAKSLANKKEINHQISKLEKQAEEWEAKAELALSKDREDLARAALTEKQKAEDYAQNLKNELLLVEEQIGKLQNEISQLQEKLADAKARQKSILMRKQTAESRLEIKRNLDSGKMHDAMDRFERYERKIDDIESQVESYDLGKKTLDDEFAALEADEKVSSELEALKKRVKGKGSKSESKSK, encoded by the coding sequence ATGGGTATTTTTTCTCGTTTTAGCGATATTGTAAATTCGAACATAAACGCTCTGTTGGATAAAGCGGAAGATCCGGAAAAAATGGTGCGCCTGATTATTCAGGAGATGGAAGACACGCTGGTGGAGGTGCGCTCCACTTCTGCCAAGTCATTGGCGAACAAAAAGGAGATCAACCATCAGATTAGCAAGCTGGAAAAGCAGGCTGAGGAATGGGAAGCCAAAGCAGAGTTAGCTCTGAGCAAAGATCGCGAGGATCTGGCGCGTGCGGCGTTGACTGAAAAGCAGAAGGCCGAAGATTACGCGCAAAATTTAAAAAATGAGCTGCTGTTGGTGGAAGAGCAGATTGGCAAACTACAGAATGAGATAAGCCAGCTACAAGAAAAACTGGCCGATGCCAAGGCTCGTCAGAAATCCATTCTGATGCGTAAGCAGACTGCAGAATCACGCCTGGAAATTAAGCGAAATCTGGACAGTGGTAAAATGCATGATGCCATGGATCGTTTTGAACGCTACGAGCGCAAGATTGACGATATAGAGAGCCAGGTGGAATCTTACGACTTAGGTAAGAAAACACTGGATGACGAATTTGCAGCACTGGAAGCCGACGAAAAAGTCAGTAGCGAACTGGAGGCTCTGAAAAAGCGTGTGAAAGGTAAAGGCAGTAAGTCAGAGTCTAAGTCCAAGTAA
- the pspB gene encoding envelope stress response membrane protein PspB, with product MEDVIGIIVAPIIIFMIFVAPIWLILHYRSKRKMSQGLSEQEVAEMKALSHQAEAMGERIKTLEAILDAESPQWRNRA from the coding sequence ATGGAAGATGTGATAGGTATTATCGTGGCGCCGATAATTATATTTATGATTTTTGTGGCGCCCATCTGGCTGATACTGCATTACCGCAGTAAGCGTAAGATGTCACAGGGGTTATCCGAGCAAGAAGTCGCCGAGATGAAAGCGTTATCGCATCAGGCCGAGGCCATGGGCGAGCGCATCAAGACCCTGGAGGCCATATTGGACGCGGAAAGTCCACAGTGGAGGAATCGAGCATGA